A part of Neodiprion pinetum isolate iyNeoPine1 chromosome 4, iyNeoPine1.2, whole genome shotgun sequence genomic DNA contains:
- the RagA-B gene encoding ras-related GTP-binding protein A produces MKKKVLLMGKSGSGKTSMRSIIFANYIARDTRRLGATIDVEHSHVRFLGNLVLNLWDCGGQEAFMENYFASQRDNIFRNVEVLIYVFDVESRELDKDMHYYQSCLEAILQNSPDAKIFCLVHKMDLVQEDKRDLIFREREEDLKRLSLPLECTCFRTSIWDETLYRAWSSIVYMLIPNVKELELSLNQFANIIDADEVLLFERATFLVISHCQRRVHRDVHRFEKVSNIIKQFKLSCSKLAAQFQSMEVRNTNFAAFIDIFTSNTYVMVIMSDPAIPSAATLINIRNARKHFEKLERASQSSALSR; encoded by the exons ATGAAGAAAAAG GTTCTATTAATGGGCAAAAGTGGCTCTGGCAAGACCAGTATGCGCAGCATCATATTTGCCAACTACATCGCTCGGGATACAAGGCGTCTTGGAGCAACCA TTGACGTGGAGCACAGCCATGTTAGATTTCTCGGCAACTTGGTGTTGAATTTATGGGATTGCGGTGGTCAAGAAGCATTTATGGAAAACTATTTTGCTTCCCAAAGGGATAACATTTTTAGAAATGTTGAAGTATTGATCTATGTGTTTGACGTCGAGTCTCGAGAGTTAGATAAAGACATGCACTATTATCAAAGCTGCCTGGAAGCCATTCTGCAGAATAGTCCTGATGCCAAGATATTCTGCTTGGTCCACAAAATGGATTTGGTTCAGGAAGACAAAAGAGATTTGATATTCAGAGAGCGTGAAGAAGATCTGAAGAGATTAAGCTTGCCATTGGAATGCACGTGTTTCAGAACTAGCATATGGGACGAAACACTATACAG AGCATGGTCATCAATTGTTTATATGTTGATCCCAAATGTTAAAGAGCTAGAACTAAGCCTAAACCAATTTGCGAATATCATAGATGCGGATGAAGTTCTACTTTTTGAACGTGCAACGTTTTTAGTAATCAGTCATTGTCAAAGACGAGTGCACAGAGATGTTCACAGATTTGAAAAAGTCTCGAACATAATCAAGCAGTTCAAACTTAGCTGCAG CAAATTGGCGGCACAATTTCAAAGCATGGAAGTGAGAAATACAAATTTTGCAGCCTTCATTGATATCTTTACGTCAAATACATACGTCATGGTTATCATGTCCGACCCAGCCATAC cgTCAGCAGCAACACTTATAAATATTCGGAATGCACGAAagcactttgaaaaattggagCGTGCCAGTCAGAGTTCAGCATTGAGCAGATAG
- the LOC124216212 gene encoding MFS-type transporter SLC18B1, whose amino-acid sequence MVGQFTRRQWLTLIVISIADFANAICVSLQAPFYPQEAEKKGASASEYGLVFGIFELVVFFISPVYGQHLNRIGPKLLFNGGILTTGTCAIFFGLLDRVAGHYPFIILSFVIRIVEALGNAAFLTASFAIIAKEFPDNVATTFASLETFFGLGLIVGPTVGGALYQIGGYTTPFAVLGSALFLAAVMTSFVLPTHEQNAEDTQLVGGFLRVLKIPGVMVASASIIATSMSIGFLQATLEPHLRQFNLSPVVLGLMFVINGGFYAMTAPAWGWICDKYSKPQIPTIAGCVLVMVGFGLVGPAPFIPCETLIWLTVLGLVIHGFGMAAQLVASFTHALTEAIAHGFSNNLETYGLISGLWTSTFALGAFIGPSIAGILLDTIGFRNASMFIVILHLLVAIVASISLSCCTGGPKPYTEIGSRDDIREPLSYSGRHDSSSLPLGGRAQGVPIDRPSGMNSLIACNSYSNKANAWSRASGSGRCSYSYGSVERKRYLESTT is encoded by the exons ATGGTCGGACAATTCACAAGGAGACAATGGCTGACCCTTATCGTCATAAGCATTGCCGATTTTGCAAACGCGATCTGCGTTTCTCTCCAAGCACCCTTTTACCCCCAGGAG GCAGAGAAAAAAGGTGCCTCAGCTTCGGAGTACGGACTTGTTTTCGGAATATTTGAATTGGTCGTATTTTTCATCAGTCCAGTATACGGTCAACAC TTAAATCGAATAGGTCCAAAGCTGCTTTTCAACGGTGGAATATTGACCACTGGGACCTGCGCTATATTCTTCGGTCTCCTGGACAGAGTCGCGGGTCACTATCCATTCATAATTCTCTCCTTCGTGATTCGGATAGTAGAAGCCTTGGGCAACGCGGCATTTCTGACGGCTAGCTTCGCCATAATTGCCAAGGAATTTCCCGACAACGTCGCCACAACATTCGCCAGTCTTGAGACCTTCTTTGGCTTGGGCCTTATCGTGGGACCCACCGTTGGCGGAGCCTTGTATCAG ATCGGAGGTTACACAACGCCGTTCGCTGTTCTGGGCTCGGCGCTTTTCCTGGCCGCAGTGATGACATCATTTGTGCTGCCAACTCACGAGCAAAACGCAGAGGATACCCAGCTGGTCGGAG GTTTCCTGAGAGTCCTAAAAATTCCGGGTGTAATGGTCGCCTCAGCATCGATTATCGCGACCAGCATGAGTATCGGGTTTCTACAGGCGACCTTGGAGCCCCACTTGCGCCAGTTCAACCTCAGCCCGGTAGTCCTGGGTCTGATGTTCGTCATCAATGGTGGCTTTTACGCCATGACGGCGCCAGCCTGGGGATGGATATGCGACAAGTACTCGAAGCCACAG ATCCCGACTATAGCCGGCTGCGTCCTGGTCATGGTGGGATTCGGGCTTGTGGGTCCAGCGCCATTTATCCCTTGCGAGACGCTGATCTGGCTGACTGTGCTGGGCCTGGTAATTCACGGTTTCGGAATGGCCGCGCAGCTGGTAGCCAGCTTCACCCACGCCTTGACAGAGGCGAT AGCCCATGGCTTCTCTAACAACCTGGAGACCTACGGTCTGATAAGCGGACTGTGGACGAGTACTTTCGCTTTGGGAGCTTTCATCGGGCCCAGTATTGCCGGCATTCTACTGGACACCATCGGCTTCAGGAATGCATCGATGTTCATAGTCATACTCCATCTTCTTGTG GCGATCGTCGCCAGCATTTCGTTGAGCTGTTGCACGGGTGGTCCTAAGCCTTACACGGAGATAGGTTCGAGGGATGACATAAGGGAGCCTCTATCGTACAGCGGAAGGCACGACAGTTCGAGTTTGCCGCTCGGCGGCCGAGCCCAGGGTGTTCCGATAGACAGACCGAGTGGGATGAACTCTCTGATCGCGTGCAACAGTTATTCGAACAAGGCCAACGCCTGGTCCCGAGCTTCGGGCAGTGGAAGGTGTTCGTACAGTTACGGTTCGGTCGAGCGCAAACGATACTTGGAGAGCACGACGTGA